CATCAAACCATTGCCTGCGCCAGCTGGAAAAACAAAACCGGATGCCGATAGGAGAGATGCCGGCCGAACTGGAAGATAAAGCGCCACCCGATACAGAAGGCCAGGTGCAATTGCTGTATAAATGTATAGCCCAACTGCCCGAGATTGACCGCATCATCATTTCATTAGAACTGGAAGATATAAAGCAAGCCGAAATAGCCGCTATTACTGGTCTTTCTGAAACCAACATCAGGGTAAAGGTTTACCGGATTAAAGAAAAACTATCTCGAAAATTTAAAAAGTATGAGCCACAGTATTGATTTTAAAGCCCTTTGGCAACAGCAGCCCGCCGGCAATAAGCCCGATATTAACGCGGTGATAAAAAAAGCGATTGATTTAAAACGTAAAACAAAAAACAAGTTAGTATGGGCCAACCTGGTATTAATGGCAACTGCCATTTTTGTAATTGTAATATGGGCCAATTTGAGTACGCGGGTATTTACAACCACCGCAGGTATTATCCTGATTGTATGTTCGATAGTTGCTTTTGTGGCGGTAAGCAGCGGTTTGCATATGGGGCTGTTTAAAAGCCATCCCGAAGCTGATACTTTTACTTACCTGAACGAATTGATTTCGATACAAAAAAAACAGCAGTTCATCCAAACCAAAGTAATGAGCTTATACTTTGTGTTTTTGAGCTTTGGCCTGTTTTTGTACATGATGGAGTTTGAAAATAGGATGAGCGTTTTATGGGCAAGTATTACTTTTTTATGCTCTTTTGGCTGGGTGGCCTTTGCTTATTTTTATTTAGGCCGAAGGCAGTTTAAAAAACAACAGGCCGAAATGAGCGGCGCTATCGAAAAATTGCAGGCTATAAATAAGCAATTGGAGGCATCTAAAGAAACGGAGTAAGTTGTTCGCGCTTAAATCTCTTGTCGTCCTTTTCGCTTTTTGTGCTAATTTTACCGCCGCAAAATATCGCCCGCTATGATCCAGGTTTTCCGGTCTTTTAATCCTTTGAATGTTTTGTGGCTGGTGGTTGTGCTGTTTATCACCCGGCTTGGCTATATCATTCATGTACCCGACAAACTGGAATTTGTATTTGTTGAGCCGTTTGCACGCCTGCTGGTACCTGTTGCTTACGAATATGCGCTATCGCCCGGGTTGAATATATTGATTGCCGGCGTGTTGATACTGATACAGGCAATGCTGCTTAACTATTTAATAAACCACTATAATTTATTAAGCAAGCCCTCTTTTTTGCCTGCATTGATGTATGTAACGCTTTCGGGCCTGTTTTCGCCTTTTTTAATATTAAGCGCGCCGCTGATATGTAATTTTTTGCTGATATGGATGCTATTTAAGCTATTTAGCCTGTACAAAGGAGATAATGCCAAATCAATATCCTATGATGCAGGTATGATAGTTGCCCTTGGCTCGCTTATTTACTTCCCGTTTATTTATTTGTTTTTGGCTATTTGGATAGCGCTCATATTATTTAAACCCTTTAACTGGCGCGATTGGGTATCGGGCATTTTAGGGTATGTCACCATCTTTTTCTTTTTAGCGGTGTTTTACTATCTGAATGATAAGATTACTGTTTTTTATAATATCTGGTTGCCACTGGGTAAAAAATTTCCTGATCATATCAGCATCAACTCCTATAATTACCTGCTGCTGATACCCGTTTTGATGATATTGGTACTTTGCATTTTTAAATTGCAGCAAAATTTCTTTAAAAGTTACGTGCAAACCCGTAAATCTTTCCAGCTGTTATTTTTTATTTTTTTGATTGCAGGATTTTCATTTTATGTAAGTGCTTCTTTTCACATTAATCATTTTTTGTTGTGTATAGCACCCGCCGCAGTGTTTTTTGCCTATTATTTTTTATACGCAACCAAAAAATGGTTTTACGAAAGCTTGTTTTTATTGCTGTTAATCAGCATTATCTACTTTCAGTTTAACAAATTTTAACTTTTACATTCGTCCAAATTTCAGCGGTTATATTAGTTTTGTAGCGTGAAACTATTATTGGCTGCTGTTTAAACAAACAACCAGGCGATTGTAGTATCATAAAAACTTACACAAAAAAACAAATCAGATGAAATTTGGCGTAGTTATATTCCCGGGCTCTAACTGTGATGAAGACATTATATATGTATTAGAAAAAATAATGGGCCAGCAGGTTGTAAGGTTATGGCACAAAGACCATGACCTGCAAGGTGTAGACTTTGTTGTTTTACCCGGCGGTTTCTCCTTTGGCGATTATCTTCGTTCAGGTGCTATCTCCCGTTTTTCGCCAATTATGCAGGAAGTTATCCAGTTTGCTGCAAAAGGCGGTTACGTAATGGGTATTTGTAACGGTTTCCAGATATTAGCCGAAGCCGGTTTGCTGGATGGCGCTTTGCTGCATAACGAAAATCGTAAATTCATTTGCCGCAACATTTATCTTAAACCGCAAACAACCCAATCGTTGCTTACTGTTGGTTTAGAGCAGAACCAGGCATACAAAATTCCTATTGCCCACGGCGAGGGTAACTTTTTTGCCAGTGCCGACGTGATAAAACGCTTAAATGATAACGACCAGGTAATGTTCCGTTATTGCGATGAAGCCGGTAATATTACGGCTGACGCCAACCCTAACGGATCATTGGAAAATATTGCCGGTATCACCAATGCTGCCCGCAACGTATTTGGTTTAATGCCTCACCCTGAACGGGCTGCTGACGCGTTGTTGGCTAACGAAGACGGACTGGCTATTTTCGAATCAATATTATCAGTAGTTAGGGCCTGATGACCAGCCTGGTTATCGATATAGGTAACACATTTACAAAGATTGCTGTATTTGAGCTTGATGAGTTACTTACGGTTGAGCAATTTGAAGATGTACCCATAACCAGGCCGGATGAACTGATCAGTGAGTATAAAGTTGACAGGGGAATTGTATCGTCGGTAAAAAAAAATGTGGAGCCCTGGCAAAAAAGCTTAACATCGAAAATACCGTTGGTTACATTTAACAACACCATGACCAGTGGAATACAAAACCACTACCTAACCCCCGAAACACTTGGTACTGATAGAATGGCTGCTGTTATAGGGGCAAGCCATATATACCCCGGGCAAAATAGCCTGGTAATAGCAGGCGGCACCTGCATAACCTACGACTATGTTGATACCAACCGGAATTATTTTGGAGGCAGCATATCACCGGGTTTAAATATGCGTTATAAGGCTGTAAACTATTATACCGCCGGTTTGCCGCTAATAAATGCCGATGCGGGGTTTACGCCCGGCTACGGAAACAATACCGAAACCGCCATACGTTCGGGGGTGCAAAACGGTATAAAATATGAGTTAACAGGGTTTATTGAAAGCTATAAAGCCATTGATAACCAACTAAATATTGTGCTAAGCGGGGGCGACAGTATTTTTTTTGATACGCTGTTAAAAAATAGCATCTTTGCCCCCTACATAAAAATTGAACCTTATTTGGTTTTAAAAGGATTAAACGCAGCTATACAAAAGCATAATGATTAAATATACCAGGTTTCTTTTAACACTTCTATTTTCTGCAGTAATTG
The genomic region above belongs to Mucilaginibacter sp. KACC 22773 and contains:
- a CDS encoding RNA polymerase sigma factor, coding for MSFEEIYDTYYSKIFRVCMGYMNDHDRARDVTQDTFISVWQKLDQFRNESAIGTWIFRIASNHCLRQLEKQNRMPIGEMPAELEDKAPPDTEGQVQLLYKCIAQLPEIDRIIISLELEDIKQAEIAAITGLSETNIRVKVYRIKEKLSRKFKKYEPQY
- a CDS encoding DUF6427 family protein encodes the protein MIQVFRSFNPLNVLWLVVVLFITRLGYIIHVPDKLEFVFVEPFARLLVPVAYEYALSPGLNILIAGVLILIQAMLLNYLINHYNLLSKPSFLPALMYVTLSGLFSPFLILSAPLICNFLLIWMLFKLFSLYKGDNAKSISYDAGMIVALGSLIYFPFIYLFLAIWIALILFKPFNWRDWVSGILGYVTIFFFLAVFYYLNDKITVFYNIWLPLGKKFPDHISINSYNYLLLIPVLMILVLCIFKLQQNFFKSYVQTRKSFQLLFFIFLIAGFSFYVSASFHINHFLLCIAPAAVFFAYYFLYATKKWFYESLFLLLLISIIYFQFNKF
- the purQ gene encoding phosphoribosylformylglycinamidine synthase subunit PurQ → MKFGVVIFPGSNCDEDIIYVLEKIMGQQVVRLWHKDHDLQGVDFVVLPGGFSFGDYLRSGAISRFSPIMQEVIQFAAKGGYVMGICNGFQILAEAGLLDGALLHNENRKFICRNIYLKPQTTQSLLTVGLEQNQAYKIPIAHGEGNFFASADVIKRLNDNDQVMFRYCDEAGNITADANPNGSLENIAGITNAARNVFGLMPHPERAADALLANEDGLAIFESILSVVRA
- a CDS encoding type III pantothenate kinase — translated: MTSLVIDIGNTFTKIAVFELDELLTVEQFEDVPITRPDELISEYKVDRGIVSSVKKNVEPWQKSLTSKIPLVTFNNTMTSGIQNHYLTPETLGTDRMAAVIGASHIYPGQNSLVIAGGTCITYDYVDTNRNYFGGSISPGLNMRYKAVNYYTAGLPLINADAGFTPGYGNNTETAIRSGVQNGIKYELTGFIESYKAIDNQLNIVLSGGDSIFFDTLLKNSIFAPYIKIEPYLVLKGLNAAIQKHND